From Gottschalkiaceae bacterium SANA:
ATCAAAAAAGCAGGAATTGGCGTATTGGCAACGGCGGTTTTTACACCGATGCAGGCCTTGTTGGCTGCACGAGCGGGTGCAGATTGGGTAGCACCCTACGTGAATCGTATTGATAATATTACAGGAGACGGGGTTGGCGTGATTGCCGCGATTCGTGATATTTTTGACCAAGGCGGGATTGATACTAAGATTGTGGCGGCTAGTTTTAAGAATGCGCAGCAAGTTTTGGAGTGTGCGAAATTGGGTGCTGAAGCGGTAACTGTTCCCGCTGATATTCTAGAAAAGCTATTGGAACATTTAATGACGGATTGGTCGATGGATCAATTTAATAAAGACTGGGAATCACAGTATGGAAAGAAGACAATCGCTGACTTGTAAGTCTTTTCCTATGGTATAATAGGGGGAGAATTCAACAAGGAGGCGAACGGAATGAAGCGATGGATGATGATTGGATTGATTGTTATACTTAGCATTCAGCCTGTATTTGC
This genomic window contains:
- a CDS encoding fructose-6-phosphate aldolase: MLVMLDTADHQSIRDGFEYFPLAGVTTNPSIVAKAKSDFWALQEGIRTIIGQESLLFVQVVGQTAEEMVADAKVLQARLGNTTFVKVPVTKEGLKAMPMIKKAGIGVLATAVFTPMQALLAARAGADWVAPYVNRIDNITGDGVGVIAAIRDIFDQGGIDTKIVAASFKNAQQVLECAKLGAEAVTVPADILEKLLEHLMTDWSMDQFNKDWESQYGKKTIADL